A genomic stretch from Musa acuminata AAA Group cultivar baxijiao unplaced genomic scaffold, Cavendish_Baxijiao_AAA HiC_scaffold_1138, whole genome shotgun sequence includes:
- the LOC135671234 gene encoding protein PLASTID TRANSCRIPTIONALLY ACTIVE 16, chloroplastic-like — protein sequence MAPALTSNSFRIAPGGGRRRLCSTREHKSLKTVTAQARQNLFSFGKPQGDASSEEEAKGEGSANKANRFFIDFGKIPDAKSLVPVVTSPSTTLFASTRRKDPRTVFVAGATGQAGARISWALLRQGFSVRAGVPDLPSAQDLARVVSTYKIISPEESKRLNAVESSFSDAESIAKAIGLATKVVVTVGAAENGPSAEVTTDDALEVVRAAQLAGVGHVAVVYNSGPGGFSGQSTYNVLDGISSFFSNLFARSQPLTLGEFLSKVAELDVSYTLIKAAFTEDYSDESSYGLVVSEEGSTTGTASEFKVSKSQIAKLVADVFSDTSIAENKVVEVSTSPSATSKPTQELFGAIPEDGRRKAYAEAVAKAKAAEEAMRAAAKATEAEEAAKKLEEEVKKLSEKKTRATNLNKEAQRRVVEAGSSLDNLFIKAKGLGNDFSWDKLSTQVTAAVSQINNNDTEDMEEKKARTQIATVRGQAKARNLPSKKAVVKKPPQKPKPKQPDPTPEVKNIFGGLFKQETIYIDDD from the exons ATGGCGCCTGCGCTCACCTCCAACTCCTTCCGCATCGCGCCTGGTGGTGGCCGCCGCCGCCTCTGCTCGACGCGCGAGCACAAGTCCCTCAAGACGGTGACGGCCCAAGCCAGGCAGAACCTGTTCAGCTTCGGGAAGCCGCAAGGAGATgcttcgtcggaggaggaagcgaaGGGGGAGGGATCTGCCAACAAAGCCAACCGTTTCttcatcgatttcggcaaaatccCCGACGCCAAGTCCCTCGTTCCGGTTGTGACGTCTCCGTCGACGACGCTGTTCGCCAGCACGAGGCGGAAAGACCCTCGCACGGTCTTCGTTGCCGGCGCCACGGGGCAAGCCGGCGCAAGGATTTCCTGGGCGCTCCTTCGCCAGGGTTTCAGCGTCAGGGCCGGCGTGCCCGATCTACCCTCCGCTCAGGATCTCGCCCGTGTCGTCTCAACGTACAAG ATCATCTCGCCGGAGGAGTCGAAGCGGTTGAACGCGGTGGAGTCGTCGTTCAGCGACGCCGAGTCGATCGCGAAGGCCATCGGCCTCGCCACCAAGGTGGTCGTCACGGTCGGCGCCGCGGAGAACGGACCGTCGGCCGAGGTCACCACCGACGACGCCCTCGAGGTCGTCCGCGCAGCCCAGCTCGCTGGCGTGGGCCACGTCGCTGTGGTTTACAACTCGGGGCCCGGTGGGTTCTCCGGCCAGTCCACATACAACGTGCTCGACGGAATCAGCTCCTTCTTCTCCAACCTCTTTGCTCGGTCTCAGCCGCTGACGCTGGGGGAGTTCCTCTCCAAAGTGGCAGAGTTGGACGTGAGCTACACACTCATCAAGGCCGCCTTCACCGAGGACTACTCGGACGAGAGCTCATATGGATTGGTGGTATCAGAGGAAGGGAGCACCACCGGAACAGCAAGTGAATTCAAG GTCTCGAAGTCGCAGATTGCCAAACTGGTGGCTGATGTATTCTCAGATACCTCTATTGCAGAGAATAAG GTCGTTGAAGTCTCCACCAGCCCATCAGCAACCTCAAAACCCACACAAGAACTTTTCGG TGCGATACCCGAAGATGGAAGAAGGAAAGCCTACGCCGAAGCCGTGGCGAAGGCAAAGGCAGCGGAGGAGGCAATGCGAGCTGCAGCGAAAGCTACCGAGGCTGAAGAGGCAGCGAAAAAGCTGGAAGAAGAGGTGAAGAAGCTGTCGGAGAAGAAAACCCGAGCCACCAACCTCAACAAGGAAGCTCAGCGGCGAGTGGTGGAGGCAGGGTCTTCGCTTGACAACCTCTTCATTAAAGCCAAGGGACTCGGCAACGACTTCTCCTGGGACAAACTGAGCACTCAGGTAACAGCAGCGGTGTCTCAGATCAACAACAACGACACCGAGGATATGGAGGAGAAGAAAGCGAGGACGCAGATTGCCACCGTTAGAGGCCAAGCTaaggctcggaatttgccatccAAGAAGGCAGTAGTGAAGAAGCCTCCCCAGAAGCCAAAGCCCAAGCAGCCAGATCCCACGCCAGAGGTGAAGAACATCTTTGGTGGCCTCTTCAAGCAAGAAACAATCTACATCGATGATGATTGA